The DNA sequence TTCCAAATGAGGAATAGGAAACCTGTATTTCACAGTTATCTTGTTAAtggccctgctatcaacacacatccgccattgattgcccttcttaggaacaaggagaactggaactgcacaaggactcatactctctcgaatgaacccttttttcaacaagtcttcaatctgctctctcaaaatctcattctccttgggACTCATTCGGTAATGCGGCAGATTGGGCAAGCTAGCTCCAGGCACCAAATCAATCTGATGCTGAATGTCTCTCATAGGTGGCAGCTCGTTGGGCAACTCATCGGAGATCAACTCTTCAAAATCTCCCAACATGTCCTGTACTTCTTTGGGAATCAccacttcttccttttctgcagaCAACAACCCCTTTATCACCACTGGACAGAAAACCTCAGATTCTTTAAAGGCCCTCTCCATCTCAAGTTCACTGCTAGATAAGGTCAGGAAACTCTCCCCTTTCTTCACATCAGATTTCTCAAATTGACACACAggagccatagcaattttatgGTTATTCCACATAAACAACATCACATTGTCCCTGCCTTTATAAGTAACATCCACATCATATTGCCAAGGTCGGCCAAAcaaaatatgacaagcatccatatcaataatgtcgcacaaaacttcatctttataatgcttaccaatggatACCGGCACTTTGCAGGATTCAACAACtcgaacttgtggacctttcttgacccaccCGAGGGAATAAGGTGCCTCATGAGGCTGCGCCGGTAACTGCAAATACTCCACCAGTTTCTTGGCTACAAAATTTTCGCAGCTCCCATTATCCACAATTAAATTAcacactttgttattaatggaacaaaGTGACCTGAAAATATTGCGCCGCTGCCCCTCTTCTTTAGGACATAGTAGAACCCGCTGCAACACAATGTTAACATTCTCAGGGGATTCCTCCTCCGCAAACTCAGCTCCATCATAATCGCCATCTCTCctaacttcttcttcatcctcatcataaTCATCTATAAGGGCAGTTTGTCTCCTCTCAGGACACACATTAGATCTATGCCCAGGCTTGTTGCATCGATAACAGACATCTCCTGTAGGTCTAGCATAAGGATTATTGAACCTCTGATTCGGGGCTCTATTTTGAACACCACTAGAATTGTTAGAACTGCCCGCGCCTTTAAAAGGAGGATTAGAAGCTTTAAAGGCGTTTTCTGCTCTCTGCAGCGTAGTTGTACCCTTGGCAGTTGAGGCATTAACCAAATCTGCACTCCTTTGGTAGTTATACctctggaaagaagaagctCGTGAAGGTTTCTCCAACAACTCTGCTTTCAATGCTAGGTTTGTCACTTCGGCCATAGTATGAACAGTTTGTAACCCAATTCTCTCCTGAATGGAAGGCTTCAGCCCACTGATATAGCGAGCCACCTTCTGGCCTTCAGTTTCTCCCAATTCATTACGCTCTGAATAGCGTAAGAACTCAGCCGTATAATCAGCCACTGTCCTAGTTCCCTGGACACATTCAATATACAGCCTATATAGaatctgctcataatcatctggcaagaacctcttcatcatcaactgcttcattcttcgccatgttctaacaccctgcttcctctgcttctttcgagtgttctgcaacttatcccaccatactgcagcagtactcttcaatctccaGGCAACATGCTTAACTTGCTTGTGTTCAGGCACttccataatctcaaagaatctgTCCACCTGAAGCTGCCAATCCAAATAGtcttctacacccaaattgcccgaaaagaaaggaatttcggccttgactttgtaatcctggTCAGCTTGTCCATGTTGCTCTTGTTgtaaaatttcttcttcaggcTCAGATTCTGATGTATtatcaacaacttcaccacgtggagccctaactcgctggcctccttcccTATCTCTACGccgattattgttgttgttgttgttgttgttgttcctctcacccaacaatccacgaatttctccaatttgattattcatggaattgatggcagcggtaaacgctgcTGTAAGAGCTTCAATATCAGATTTcgtaacttcacccattgctactaaggcaaataaaagagacagggaagacctgctctgataccacctgacgcagttggattgataactaggtttaccagcaataaacctaagcaaaagattctggagtccactagagataaaagagaaaatctctattatattgattaaaagatgaaagatgccttctgcagccgcttgcggctgcataaataagagaaaagtaccctagggtgactaacaacgaaaccctaaggcccatggataaaaacgaaaacaatccaaaaataactaagaaaaccaaaaacgggtaaaatagaaaaatgccgttttgaggccctaaacgatcccgaaagcccgaaaaatgctACAGCTCATGGCAAAGCCatgagtcttgtttctggcgcgattccctttccggaaaagTAAGGTGCGTCCCAATCAGACACCGAATCAATGTCGGGTCTTAATCTGCTGCTGTGCCATGTCCTAAAACGGGTCACCTTTTATATAGGTTTCTTTAAGTCGGTtccttttttggttttgttattgTTTACGGCTTCTGGTAAATGGGCCTGGGCCCAGAGTTCTACAAGGAACCCTGACCCGGAACCGGAGGCCTGACCCGAGCGAGCTTAAGCGAGGAGGGCAACAATGGTGGCTCTGCTTCCGCTTCCCTTTGAATGAAGAAGAAAGCGAGGGACTTTTTCAGAAGAAGCATCAGCACCTTCTTCACCCGCCCCAAAATAACAATGGAGACTTcacaccaacaccaacaccaacagCGTTACAGTTACAACCCAACTCTGCGTTGGAATCCCGAGGTCGAATCCTACTTGTCCAACGCTTATGGACCCGCCCATTTCTCTCGCATCTCCAAGGCCTTAACGTACTTCTCCACTCTCTCTGTCACTCTTATTTCCATTCTGGGTCTTCAGTTTTCTGACTGgtcttttggtttggtttggtttggttaggCGGCCGTCTTGTTATTCTTGTATAAGAGTGAACACATTGAAGTCGACACCAGACTTCGTTATCGAGAAGTTGAGAGGGATTCTGGAAGGGGTTTCAATTTGCAAGTGTCAAGTTCCAGGTTTGGAGTACTTGGTGTTTGTGAAGGGCTCAGGTCCTCACTCAGTTGATTACGGGTGTGATGAGGATGGGAATGTGAAGCATCCTCCTAAGGAGGTGCTTGTGAGCCGGAAATGTGCCGAGGCGGTTCTTCGTGGCGCCGAGGTTAGCTCCTTTTCgagtttggttttggttttctatGTGTTTGAACTGTGGTTAGTTTGTGATAGGTGAaaaattgttgttgttttttgttgTAATGTAGGTGTATGTTCCTGGTGTACTGGCTTGCAGTGCTCATGTTGAGAAGGGGGATGAGGTTGCGGTTTCGGTGTCGGTCGAGCAGCCCGGTGCTGAGGGTGGATGGGTGGTTGGGATCACTAGAGGGACTATTCTGCAAGGTGCTGAGACAGGTAACATATTTATCATGATACTGAATTGATGTTATGAGTTTTGTTTTAAGTGACTGTGGGTTGATAGAGTTGCTAAAATGATGTCCTTGTAGATCCTTATCATTTTGAAAGGAGTGGGCTGTATATTGGCCGAGGTAAAGCAATGATGTCAAGGTCTGGGATTTTTCGTGCTCCTGAAGGAATTGCTGTGGATTTCAGTGACAGAGTATATGATCTGCCTTCGTTTCGTGGTAtgattttattacttttctacATGTTTAGCAAAGGCTTTATTAGATTTATCAAAACAAGGTGGAATCTTAAAAAGTTTGTAGACCTCTCCAATGATCTTTTGTTTGGATATGCAGGCGTGCTTGAGGGGGaaatatttcttcaaaatctgCCAAGCATTGTCACTGCTCATGCTCTAGGTACCTATTACAGTATTTTGGTTATTGAATCAGCTTACACATGTTATTGCTTCATAATCATCATTGAGTTTTGAAAGGTTGTATTTTGGTGTGTCAACATCACAAAAGTAAGATCATAGTTTCTGTGTTCGGCAAAGTAGTGATCTTTACCCTATTTGGTTTCTCTTTGCTTGTGGTTGGTATTTTTATCATAAGAGCATGCTTCATTCCATTGGAATTAGCTAGCTGTTGGTATCAAGCTCTGAATGACTGTTTTGTCTTATTGATTTTCTTATTGTCTCTTGTTTTTCCTTTTACATTTTAGATCCTCAAAAAGGTGATCGCATACTAGACATGTGTGCTGCACCTGGAGGGAAAACAACTGCAATTGCAATTCTTATGAAGGATGAAGGGGAAATTGTTGCTGCTGATAGATCTCACAATAAGGTCAACTTCCTAACTAGAGATATGATAGAGACTGTGTCTCCTTTGGCTTTGTTTTTTGATTCCTGAATCATATTCAAGTCATTTCGTGCACTGTAGTTCCTTATATGAGGTTGTCTCCTTTTTGTTCCCAGCTGTTCTCATATGTGGTTATATTCTAGGTTCCTGATTTAAGTCATACCAGTGCAAGATGAAGTTCTTTCCATTGTTCTGTGAAGTTCAATGTTCCATAACCAATATTCCTGCCTTCTTGATTTCTTTTCTGTAAGGCTTTTGGTTTCTCATGTTCTCAGGTACTGGATATTCAGAAATTGGCTGCTGAAATGGGCCTTAGTTGTATTACCACTTGCAGACTTGATGCTCTGAAAGCTGTTTGTAGTCGTAATGAATCTGATAATATAACTAATCATTGCTGCACTGAGGATAGCTGTGATGTAACAATTCAAGGTTCCAACTTGTTGAAGTCAGAAGTAGAGAAAATTGAAGTGATTGCCACAGAAAGGTTGAATGCTGAAAAGGATTTTAAGAAAAATGGTAGGTCAATCGATTCTGCCCAAAAACCACCTCAAACTTGTGAAatgaaaacaaatttttttattacacTAGTTACAATAGCatcctatatatatagtatTCTTTTCCATACCAGTGCTATGTTGTCACCCTTTCAACTTAATTCTATGCATTTTCTTTCTAAAATTAGAAGTTCTTTTCTAACTCAATGTCTTAGTTACCAATGAAAAAGCGAATGAGAGAATTTACATTAGCAGAGCTGACATCAGGAAGGATATGCGAAGGAAACGGAATGGTCCAGGAAGAAATCAGTCTGTGGGTGGTAAGGCTGAGAAGTCAAAAGGCTTTGCTCCCAACAGCTTTGATCGGGTTCTTCTAGATGCTCCCTGCTCTGCTCTTGGTTTAAGACCTCGACTATTTGCTGGAGAGGTACTACAGTCTAATCAaatcttgttttcttttcacttttacttatTTGGATTGATTTTTGtaccttttttcttcttggttggATTTGCATTATCATTCTTTTTAGTGCCTTGTTCAGTTGTTGAGGTGTTAGGTTTGTGACTTAATTTCCTTATTTAAGGGTGTTTTAGTGACAAGGGTACTGCAGAGTCGGCCAATTTTGGGTAAAGTTTGTCTGTTTTTCATTTGGGATCTTAGGCTTTGGAAGATGAGTTGTGTTTTGACATTACCTGGGGAGGGTAGTAGCGATATCCTAGCAAGATAAAGAACCAGAAGGTTTTACTGCTCATTTGGGAGTGCATTCATTTGTATGCTGTTTACAATAGAATTCCACATTGGGAATTTATTCCCTTGCATCACAATATTTTAGAAGTTTTGACTTTTAACATATTTCAGAATTTTAATTTAGATGTATAGGTTTCAACTTTTAACATACTTCAAAAGTTTCTTTTATATTTACTCGGAGGATTTGACATTCATCAGTTGCATATTCCAGGAAACAGTCGAATCCTTGAGAAAACATGCAAAGTATCAAAGGAAAATGTTTGATCAGGCTGTTCAGCTAGTTCGTCCGGGTGGAGTTCTTGTGTATTCAACGTAAGTAGATATGCCTTCTCTTGTTCATATTGTGATATCAAGAATTACATGATGCGTATTTGAAGTACTAAGTTTCTCACTGTTCTGTATCATCTTACCCTTGAGCTGAACTTCTGATGTTGTTTTCCTCTCTAGATGTACAATAAATCCTGGAGAGAATGAAGCTGTGGTTCGATATGCTTTGGATACCTACAAATTCCTATCCTTGGCATCACAGGTTCAATtagattttgtttttactttttaggaGGGTCTATCTAGTTTTCTCTTTACAGATATCTATATGTGTTTTATTGTAATCTGATTTTACATATACCATTGACTTTGATTTGTAGAACCCCAGAATTGGAGGACCTGGTCTAGTTGGCCGTTTTGAATTCCCTGATGGATATACTGAGTAAGTTCTTTTCTGCAGTAACATTTGACTGTTTACACTCATTCTTGGTTGGTATCATATGGAAATAAATGCTTCTGCATCACTACATGCGTATCTTTGTGCTTTTCTGTACAATTGATGACGTCAAAATCAAATGTGTTGACCGAAGTACCAAAAGAAAATTGCTGTTGATGAAAACAACATCAAATAACTAGTTCAGAAATTTCACACACAATCAAAACTACATATTGACTATATATGCTTGACCTCACAGGGAGTGGCTAAGACCTGGTCAGGAAGAACTCGTTCAGAGGTTCGATCCATCGTCTCCGCTTGATACAATCGGGTTTTTCATAGCCAAGTTTATAGTTGGATCAAAAGAGGCTGACTTGGAACAATCTGCAACTTGACAGGATCACAAATTAGGTTGTATGAATACCGCATGTAATCTAACTCAAATTCAAAGTTAACCAGATAAATATGTTTGCATCTATCTGGAATATGATGTAAGGTGGTCTTTATTAATAGGATCTATATTATACAGACTAAAGATTGGACAACTTACAAAGTGTATCTTTTACTTTGAACCATAGAAATAGTCATTGAATTGAAGTTTCACAATTTTTATGAATTCTTAGAGTTAAAAGTGGTAAGAAGGCATCATTTTAATGTTCGAACATGCAACATACAAAACAGCATTGGTTGGGCTGGCCCCTAAACTCATGCTGTTGATAATTATTTGTCCTACTCATCCCATACATAGCAGATAACGCTTCCATAGTAATCAGCTCTCTTCCCACAAGCAATTGTAAGTAATTTCAGTGCTGGAGGCTCCAACTCCATTGTGCAATTGTGAGTAATCACCAACACTATAACCAAAGTCCACCATTCCCACCATGTCATCTGTGAACCAACCCTCTATTTCATGTAATGGATCAGTCTCCATCATCATATCATCCATCGCAACCCAATTTGAGTTTGAGTCAGGAATAGAGATCTCGTTCTTGTCCAATGAAACCTCGGCAATGGTCATCATATTATTAGGTTCATGACCAATGAGCTCACTGTTGTcgctcttcttctcttcattctCCAACTCTTCAAGCAAGTCCCACAGAATGGTTCCATCAACTTCTGTGActtcaaaatcttcaaactcATTGACACCAAGAGCATACTTCAAAGTATTAGTGTCCGGGAAATCTGCGGCCATGCCTacgaaagaaaatgaaaagagtGTGCAGATATGAAGAACAGCTTAGACACAGAAGAGCTAAGTtaactgaaattgaaaacttgGTACAACCTAGAATACAATATTGGGTTATATATAGTGACGAGGGTAGGCCTCAAGTAGGCACATCGATCGATCTTTTGTCATGTCAAGGAAGAAGATTTATTGCATATATCATAGGTCATCTTGAAAATTATATGTACCCAATATTGCTAGAATTGGTGCAAACAGATATGGGGACCAAGCAcgattgaataaagaaaaatgatatgaatAATATAGAAAATTTCCACCTTTCAATCAACATCAAACATGGAGATCCTAGTCCTTTTTAGGTTTTACTCGGCTTGATTTTGCTACGACTTCTAATCCCAAGTCCAAAAATCCCTTTCCTCTCATGAACAATATTTTCATGAGTCAAATTTTCCATTCGAGTTCTATTCGAGAAGATTCGATCAACATTTCAAAAAGCTTTTCATATTGAAAAACAATTTAGTCATCTATCTAACTATTCCCAAATAAACAGACTCACACATTGGTAGTCATGATTATAATAAATTAACGAATTATTCCGTACACGATTTTTGCCAAGATCTTTGAAGATGGACCTAATGTGATACTAAATTATTAGGATTACATAAACTCATAAAGACATTATGGAGAACCAAAAATGTGaataataaatttatttatGAAATTCATTGATTTCTGCATTACAAATTTAACGGTTTATATAACATTATCAAACAATAGTGTTCATAAGGTCATCAGGTTATCAAAGAATTTTGCTGTAGtaagtggcggagccagaaattCCGCCAGAAATTGATTTCAATTGGGGCACTCaaaagttattattatttttttttaattgaaacttttttttttatcaagaataAACTTAATTAATAATGAACGGGATACAATGAGTTTTGGCAACATCTCATACACAGAAATGACCACTGGACTTCATACTGGAACTCCAAAATGACTGACTGACGGAGCCAAAAAAGGCCCCGACTCAACTACAGACTTAGAACTTGCACTACAATTAAAAGGCAAAGACAATATgcgcaggagcagtgaatccttgacacataactttgtcaacactaactcttcacccagagtcctcctgacctgcctttgatcgaccaagtctACACTCGTTGTGACTTCGAACCCAACCAAAGTGAAAAGATGGACCGTCTGACCTGAGACTAAATTAAACCCAAGACCATTGCCACCTATATGTCAACAACGTCAATCCACACatgctccaaatcgccatcacCTCCACCCGAAATCATCAGGAACAttcccactagaaggccaaggatgattgtttATGCCAGTATGCCACCGCCAGACATTTTCGCCACCGCTGCTGACCCAAATCCAGAACATGATCAACTTCTAGACTGCCGAATAGAAGATTGTCTATGCCAAAATTGCAGTGCCCTCGACCCAACAACTAATACTTAAAACAAAACCTTGAAAGTGACTTATtgctcaaaaacaaaacaaaagaaaccaaacgCTAAAAACTAGTAAAAACTGTCCACCACCAAGAGCCCAACAAACATTAAACCCAGCCCAACCCCCATCCATACTGCGGGCCGCCATACCCACCACCCAACAACCTATTACCATCCACCCTCCTTCGACCACCGTTGCTGTAGAAATTGAAACCCCAATCTCCAATAGATTTGCACTGCGATCCGATTAGATTGAAGCTTAGATCCACAAGCTAATCTGCACCGAGCAAAAGCTAATCTCTGCTACACATCTAGTCTCCGCTACCTTGAACCTAGGCATCCCCATCATCATTGTCGCACTTCCAGATTCGCCGCCAACTTGACGACGTGCAGGCGCTATCTGACCTTCCAACCCTCCATCCCCCCCACCCCCCACCATTCTGGCAAGCTGGGCCACCCCTCCCCATATCCAAGCAAAATGATCCAAATCCGATCGAAGCAACTTGATCGGGTCGGACACTAGAGGAACCCAGCGACGCCACCCAGTCACCACCGCCAGAAAGCCTCCGATCCCTCCAACCACAACGTCGTCCGCACGCCGCTGTAGGATAGAGCGACCCCACCTGCATGCCTTTGGAGAGTGCCGTCAACACCCCGCAAATGCTTCTCCCACCAGACTGCTTACACCCAGACACtagcactactagaataatgtcattagacatcgccactattaaatcggtcaggattgcacctgatgttaaaaatcgttttaacatcagtttgtgaaaaaaccgatttctattgttattataGACATCAGTCACTAACTGAACCGATGAGAAAGGTTTTGTTGGAAAAATTTTTAAAACTGCGGAGGGACTAActttaaaaaatttgagaaCGCGCGGGGACTAAAATTTCATTCCCCCCAAACAGTCCAACACTTAGTATTTTTTCCGCTTTCTCTAAAATTTCGAACCCAGACCCCAGACCTAGCCTCCTTCTCCAAGCTGACTGCATCGACTCCCGATCTCCTTCTCCAAGCTGACCTGCGTCGACACCCGACTTCATTCTCCAACCTAAGGCTACTGGAGCCGCCTCCAACCTGACCCCGAGTCCCCGACCTCGCTCTCTGACCCTGAGTTCCCCTGCCTCGCTCTGACCCCGAGTTCCCCTACCTCGCTCTCTGACCCCGAGTCCCCTACCTCGCTCTCTGACCCCGAGTTCCCCTACCTCGCTCTGACCCCGAGTCCCCGACCTCGCTCTCTGACCCCGAGTTCCCCTACCTCGAGCTTGAGCTCCGATCTGACCTCGAGCTTATTAGCCGACTTGAGCTTGTCATTCTCCAACGTCTAGTCTCgtaggtcctctctctctctctctctctctctcttctcttggtTACCACCAGTACTGATTTTCTGTCTGGTTTTGATCTAAAGTTCagtcttttttatttaattctTGTGTATTTGAGTTGGCTTTGTCTTTGAATGGCTTAAATGTGTTGATTGTGTTTGATTTTAGTTCTTGCACATGTTGGCTGTCAATCTGCAGAGGAAGATCGTTATATCCATCTAGgggatatagagagagagagtttgagacTGAAGAAGAGTGAGACGGGAAGAAGTTGATGGTCGATTGGAACAGAAATTGAGTTAACTGATCATCCCAGGTATTCTACGATGGGtttgaatttgtttgatttacttttttttttattggtctcTCAGTTTTTCCATGATTATACGGTGATGGGTTTGAATTTGTTTGAGCTCCAGTTTGTTGTTCCTGTTCAGAACTAATCTAAGTAGTTTTCAATTAacctgggtttggattttgtggTTTCCTTTTCAGCAAAAGTAAGAGAAGAGTTGGGTTTCTGTTCTTAGTAGGATTTCGATGTTCTTCGGTTATATGGTGGCTTCCTTGATTTCatggatttgttttgtgatttttgattagattagtgTATTTGATTTGGCTTTGTTTGGTAGTCTGGGTTTTATATTTTCAATGGTCCCAAgatccaattttttttaaaagattcTGAGGGAAAAGGATTGGGTTGAAAAGAAATAGAACAAGAATTTGGTGTTCATTTGTCGGTTTGATTCATTAGGTTGCAACGATATTTTGGGTCAGCCATATTTAGAGAATGCTTAATGAGTTTTATGAATGTTTAATGAACTAAAGCTAATGATCAATGTATTAATGTCTACAGTTAACGTAGAGCAGATTCTTCTGAGGAAAGAGGTCTTACTTTTGGAGTCTCTGTTGGAGGTAAACTTGATCTAATTTGGTtagttttgtttgttgttttgattAGCAGAAGAAAATAAAGTGTCTtcagttttgtttattttttattctatttttttttctgcatgCCATTGTTACACTAATGTATCTTCATCTGCATTTTGTTTACTATTTGTAAAATGGTTGTGTATCATTAGATTGCCACTCTTCCTTATTCCACTGTTCAGTGCTGCCATTAGAGAAGCCTGTGAAGAAAGCTTGATGTTAATTATTGTTGAATGAGTTTGTTCACAATCTGCAAATCAATTTTAAAAACATGTGAAGAAAGCTTGATAAGATAATCAATATGATTTGATTGTTGGAAGATTGGTTCATCTGAGATGTTTAATCATTTTACTGTTTTGCAGGAAAATTTGGGTACAGCAAGAAGGAAACTGGGAGAAAAGATGAAATAGGTAATGAATAggacataaataaaaaaagtgaTGTTCCATATGTTCTTATTTGCCTGTTTTCCTTTTGATAATCTGTGCTGATTATTTCTTCTTCCGGATATGTAGACAATTGTTTTGAGCAGGAGATGAATGACAACCAAAAAGATGAAGTGATTTGCTAGGGAAGCAAAAGCATGAGGTGGTCTGCCAGTGATATGGTCTGctgattattttctttttttcctcttttactTTTCTGCTGATTTGAGTTCAATAATGATGTGTtattttgttgtaatttgcactGTTAGTCTACTTCACATTACTTAC is a window from the Rosa chinensis cultivar Old Blush chromosome 2, RchiOBHm-V2, whole genome shotgun sequence genome containing:
- the LOC112185683 gene encoding rRNA (cytosine-C(5))-methyltransferase NOP2C isoform X1; translation: MKKKARDFFRRSISTFFTRPKITMETSHQHQHQQRYSYNPTLRWNPEVESYLSNAYGPAHFSRISKALTRPSCYSCIRVNTLKSTPDFVIEKLRGILEGVSICKCQVPGLEYLVFVKGSGPHSVDYGCDEDGNVKHPPKEVLVSRKCAEAVLRGAEVYVPGVLACSAHVEKGDEVAVSVSVEQPGAEGGWVVGITRGTILQGAETDPYHFERSGLYIGRGKAMMSRSGIFRAPEGIAVDFSDRVYDLPSFRGVLEGEIFLQNLPSIVTAHALDPQKGDRILDMCAAPGGKTTAIAILMKDEGEIVAADRSHNKVLDIQKLAAEMGLSCITTCRLDALKAVCSRNESDNITNHCCTEDSCDVTIQGSNLLKSEVEKIEVIATERLNAEKDFKKNVTNEKANERIYISRADIRKDMRRKRNGPGRNQSVGGKAEKSKGFAPNSFDRVLLDAPCSALGLRPRLFAGEETVESLRKHAKYQRKMFDQAVQLVRPGGVLVYSTCTINPGENEAVVRYALDTYKFLSLASQNPRIGGPGLVGRFEFPDGYTEEWLRPGQEELVQRFDPSSPLDTIGFFIAKFIVGSKEADLEQSAT
- the LOC112185683 gene encoding rRNA (cytosine-C(5))-methyltransferase NOP2C isoform X2; this translates as MKKKARDFFRRSISTFFTRPKITMETSHQHQHQQRYSYNPTLRWNPEVESYLSNAYGPAHFSRISKALTRPSCYSCIRVNTLKSTPDFVIEKLRGILEGVSICKCQVPGLEYLVFVKGSGPHSVDYGCDEDGNVKHPPKEVLVSRKCAEAVLRGAEVYVPGVLACSAHVEKGDEVAVSVSVEQPGAEGGWVVGITRGTILQGAETDPYHFERSGLYIGRGKAMMSRSGIFRAPEGIAVDFSDRVYDLPSFRGVLEGEIFLQNLPSIVTAHALDPQKGDRILDMCAAPGGKTTAIAILMKDEGEIVAADRSHNKVLDIQKLAAEMGLSCITTCRLDALKAVCSRNESDNITNHCCTEDSCDVTIQGSNLLKSEVEKIEVIATERLNAEKDFKKNANERIYISRADIRKDMRRKRNGPGRNQSVGGKAEKSKGFAPNSFDRVLLDAPCSALGLRPRLFAGEETVESLRKHAKYQRKMFDQAVQLVRPGGVLVYSTCTINPGENEAVVRYALDTYKFLSLASQNPRIGGPGLVGRFEFPDGYTEEWLRPGQEELVQRFDPSSPLDTIGFFIAKFIVGSKEADLEQSAT